ATATTTTTTATAACTTGTGCAACAACTTCATCCACAGAATCCAATGAAATAGTCTTAAATCCTATCACTTTTTGAGAGTATGGTTGATAGGCATTTAAGGGTTTGGCAATCTCGCAGAAATATGATCTCGTTAGAGTCAATACAACATCCTGTATCGCTTTCTCGCACTCATACATACCAGCCCCTCCTTTGGCTAGGAAATGGTTATCCATCCCTGCCTATATTTAATTCTTTATTGCTTCGGATATAGCACTGTCAACAAGCGCATCTATAGACAACCCATTAGTAGACTTTTTCCGTCTTCCTCTGCGTTTCATGCTTACATCTCTTTTCCTGGGCTCGACGCTGTTTGCCGCAATCCACTCTTCTATTTTTTTCCGGCTAAAACGAAGCATTTTACCTGTTAGTTTGATATGAGGAATCCGCTTATGATGAACCATATGATAAATTGTTATCTTTTTGATGCCTAACATTTCCTCGACCTCTGTGATGTTAATCAAATCTTTCATAATTCAATACATCCTGTTTTTCTTTTTCTTTTGCTTTTTTCCTAAAAATGATATAAAGTTCTTTCCCGTTATCCAGCATGTCCCAGACGGTCATTGACAGATGAACGGACTCGCAAATTGCTTTACGAATTTTTGGGGATTTCATTTTGCCCACTTTATATATCGTCCCAGATGGAAAGCGGCAGATTAAGGGCATTGCAGATGCCCTCTCTTACTTTTTTGGGTTTTATCCTGCCATATATC
This region of Deltaproteobacteria bacterium genomic DNA includes:
- a CDS encoding helix-turn-helix domain-containing protein → MKDLINITEVEEMLGIKKITIYHMVHHKRIPHIKLTGKMLRFSRKKIEEWIAANSVEPRKRDVSMKRRGRRKKSTNGLSIDALVDSAISEAIKN